Proteins encoded in a region of the Leptolyngbya subtilissima AS-A7 genome:
- a CDS encoding anhydro-N-acetylmuramic acid kinase, whose protein sequence is MRVIGLISGTSVDGIDAALVDLEGQGYDLTVSLVEGLAYPYPDELRRQILALCAGEAIALDQLAALDDAVAETFAAAAQALIAQAGPAELIASHGQTVFHRPVGRPALPDQGPTRLAYSLQLGRGVAIAQQTGLPTVSNFRQADIEAGGEGAPLAPIVDLCLLSHPIERRCVQNLGGIGNVAYLPTWNRQDSAPKVLGWDTGPANSLIDIAVHTLSAGALTYDVDGAWAAQGTPCLPLISQWLAHPYFTQPPPKSTGRELFGWEFFEQCRQDAQREGLAPQDLVATLTEFTAASVAQEYRTFLPALPDRLLVCGGGSQNPVLMARLQARLPEIVVQTTDAVGVSASYKEAIAFAVLGYWYRQGFPGNLPTVTGAICPVVLGHSNDIALPR, encoded by the coding sequence ATGCGCGTGATTGGACTAATTAGCGGCACCTCTGTTGACGGCATTGATGCCGCCCTGGTTGATTTGGAGGGGCAGGGCTACGACCTGACAGTGTCGTTAGTCGAGGGGCTAGCCTATCCTTACCCCGACGAGCTGCGTCGGCAGATTTTGGCGCTGTGTGCGGGGGAGGCGATCGCCCTCGACCAACTGGCCGCCCTCGACGATGCTGTGGCCGAGACTTTCGCAGCAGCAGCCCAGGCGCTAATCGCCCAGGCTGGCCCCGCCGAACTGATTGCCTCCCATGGGCAGACGGTATTTCACCGGCCAGTGGGTAGACCGGCACTGCCTGACCAGGGACCAACGCGGCTGGCCTACTCGCTGCAGCTGGGGCGCGGGGTGGCGATCGCCCAGCAGACCGGCTTACCCACCGTCAGCAACTTTCGTCAAGCTGATATTGAAGCGGGGGGTGAAGGGGCACCGCTGGCGCCGATCGTCGATCTCTGCTTACTCAGCCACCCCATCGAGCGGCGCTGCGTGCAGAATTTAGGCGGCATTGGCAATGTTGCCTACCTCCCCACCTGGAACCGTCAGGACAGTGCGCCCAAGGTGCTGGGCTGGGATACAGGGCCGGCCAATTCCCTCATTGACATAGCAGTGCATACCTTGTCGGCGGGGGCGCTTACCTACGACGTTGACGGCGCTTGGGCTGCCCAGGGCACTCCCTGTCTGCCCCTGATCAGTCAGTGGTTGGCGCACCCCTACTTCACTCAGCCGCCGCCAAAATCCACCGGGCGCGAGCTGTTTGGTTGGGAATTCTTTGAGCAGTGCCGTCAAGATGCTCAGAGGGAGGGGTTAGCGCCGCAGGATTTGGTGGCGACCCTGACCGAGTTCACAGCGGCCTCAGTGGCCCAGGAGTACCGCACCTTTTTGCCCGCCCTACCCGATCGCCTGCTAGTGTGCGGCGGCGGCAGCCAAAACCCAGTGCTGATGGCGCGTCTCCAGGCGCGGCTGCCCGAGATAGTGGTGCAGACCACCGATGCAGTGGGAGTGTCAGCCAGCTATAAGGAAGCGATCGCCTTCGCGGTGCTTGGCTATTGGTATCGCCAAGGTTTCCCCGGCAACTTGCCCACAGTGACTGGAGCCATCTGCCCCGTTGTGCTTGGGCATAGTAATGATATTGCCCTGCCCCGCTAG
- a CDS encoding GuaB3 family IMP dehydrogenase-related protein gives MNIQLGRGKVVRRAYGIDEIALVPGPRTLDPSLADTRWQIGGIEREIPIIASAMDGVVDVGMAIRLSELGALGVLNLEGIQTRYDDPNPILDKIASVGKEEFVGLMQALYAEPIKPELITKRIQAIKAGGGVAAVSLTPAGAARFGKTVTEAGADLVFVQATVVSTAHLSPADISPLDLAAFCAEMPMPVILGNCVTYEVALNLMKAGAAAVMVGIGPGAACTSRGVLGIGIPQATAVADCAAARDDFFAETGRYVAIVADGGLVTGGDICKCIACGADGVMIGSPFARAAEAPGRGFHWGMATPSPVLPRGTRIKVGTTGSLEQILRGPAGLDDGTHNFLGALQTSMGTLGAKDLKEMQQVEVVIAPSLLTEGKVYQKAQQLGMGK, from the coding sequence GTGAATATACAACTTGGTCGCGGCAAAGTAGTCCGCAGAGCGTACGGCATTGACGAAATTGCCCTGGTGCCTGGGCCTCGCACCCTAGACCCAAGCCTGGCCGACACCCGTTGGCAAATTGGCGGCATTGAGCGTGAGATTCCCATCATCGCCAGCGCTATGGATGGCGTAGTAGATGTGGGCATGGCGATTCGGCTTTCGGAACTGGGGGCCCTAGGCGTGCTCAACCTAGAGGGCATTCAAACCCGCTACGACGACCCCAACCCCATCCTCGACAAAATTGCCTCGGTGGGTAAAGAGGAATTTGTCGGCCTGATGCAGGCCCTCTATGCTGAACCGATTAAGCCCGAACTGATCACCAAGCGCATTCAAGCCATTAAGGCTGGGGGCGGGGTGGCGGCAGTGAGCCTCACCCCCGCTGGGGCAGCTCGGTTTGGCAAGACAGTGACCGAAGCCGGAGCCGACCTAGTATTTGTGCAGGCCACAGTGGTCTCGACTGCCCACCTGTCTCCGGCAGACATTAGCCCGCTCGATCTAGCCGCTTTCTGCGCTGAGATGCCCATGCCGGTAATTTTGGGCAACTGCGTCACCTACGAAGTCGCCCTCAATCTAATGAAAGCTGGGGCTGCTGCCGTCATGGTGGGCATTGGCCCCGGTGCCGCCTGCACCTCTCGCGGAGTGCTGGGCATTGGCATTCCCCAGGCGACCGCTGTGGCCGACTGCGCCGCTGCCCGCGACGACTTCTTCGCCGAAACTGGACGCTATGTGGCGATCGTCGCCGATGGCGGCTTGGTCACTGGCGGTGACATTTGCAAGTGCATCGCCTGCGGAGCCGACGGGGTCATGATCGGCTCGCCCTTTGCCCGCGCCGCCGAAGCCCCAGGTCGCGGCTTTCACTGGGGCATGGCTACCCCTAGCCCGGTGCTGCCCCGAGGCACCCGCATTAAAGTGGGTACCACCGGCAGTCTGGAGCAAATTCTGCGCGGTCCGGCTGGGCTAGACGACGGCACCCACAACTTCTTAGGGGCGCTGCAAACCAGCATGGGCACTCTGGGGGCTAAAGACCTGAAGGAGATGCAGCAGGTAGAGGTAGTAATTGCTCCCTCGCTGCTGACGGAGGGTAAGGTTTACCAAAAAGCTCAGCAGCTCGGCATGGGTAAATAA
- a CDS encoding NAD-binding protein, whose amino-acid sequence MNLSSLTFLRKMRSPNRQFAVIGLGRFGRAVCATLNNLGYEVLAVDTNEIHVSQAMTDQIAAHALQLDSTQPSALREAGITDFDTVIVAIGNYVEESIITTLNLKEAGVKNVVAKASSEIHGKLLDRVGADHVVFPEHEMGCDLARSLTSPGILDRFEIDPNHCIAEIIVPQAFDQKTIVDLDLRNRYELTLLAVSQDNEPEQFEINPSPVTRLKAGGLMVVIGSNKGLDRLPV is encoded by the coding sequence GTGAATCTGTCGTCGCTGACGTTTTTGCGCAAAATGCGATCGCCCAATCGCCAGTTTGCCGTGATTGGTTTAGGGCGGTTTGGTCGAGCGGTTTGCGCCACCCTCAACAACCTGGGTTATGAAGTGCTGGCTGTCGATACCAACGAGATCCATGTTAGCCAGGCAATGACCGACCAAATTGCCGCCCATGCCCTCCAGCTCGATAGCACCCAGCCTTCGGCGCTCCGTGAAGCGGGCATCACGGACTTTGATACGGTGATTGTGGCGATCGGCAACTATGTCGAAGAAAGTATCATCACCACCCTCAACTTAAAAGAAGCGGGGGTTAAGAATGTGGTGGCCAAGGCGTCGTCAGAGATCCACGGCAAGCTGCTCGATCGCGTCGGTGCCGACCACGTGGTGTTTCCAGAGCACGAGATGGGCTGTGACCTGGCGCGATCGCTGACCTCCCCCGGCATTCTCGATCGCTTCGAGATTGACCCCAACCACTGCATTGCCGAGATCATTGTGCCCCAAGCCTTTGACCAAAAAACCATCGTCGACCTTGATCTGCGCAACCGCTATGAACTCACCCTGCTGGCCGTTAGCCAAGACAACGAGCCCGAGCAGTTTGAGATTAACCCCAGCCCCGTCACCCGGCTCAAAGCAGGGGGGCTGATGGTGGTGATCGGCAGCAATAAAGGCTTAGATCGTCTACCGGTATAG
- a CDS encoding serine/threonine protein kinase: MADSNLGCKLANRYELLEPIGQGSMGRVYLAEDLLLGSVKVAIKLLSQTLPGEKMRDRFMQEAMTCAQLGQKSIHVVRVTDYGVSDEGVPFYVMEYLQGQSLSHLLNLQPLPMPRFLGLIRQICLGLQAAHEGIILKTQPQPVPIIHRDIKPSNIMIVQDPTLGELAKILDFGIAKLMQVDSDQTNCFMGTLAYASPEQMEGRELDGRSDIYSLGVMMFQMLTGHLPLRASSHTFGGWYKVHQTQSPKLMSEVASGIKIPKLLEDLVMGCMAKLADERPQSTQEILKILEPLQSRYVNGFRISQRISTTLSRVPVTRQPTATESLQDDQVCKLTVWPTAKPVAEIVFPHSLSTSQGPLATLWAMMPEAEINRRLVSTRYNTFICTMAPHPMMLWLTVLYSSSHGARWLPCYLDLKTALGQDMAGLLGKTGSYKLLLFALENPRPCAHVLSCNVSDPQRSLLQEWALTARSRPSTGAIATSRDLLRNELQTKLKPKVLQKLESIYVDTGSSLSD; the protein is encoded by the coding sequence ATGGCTGACTCAAACCTGGGCTGTAAACTGGCCAATCGCTACGAATTACTAGAACCTATTGGCCAGGGTTCGATGGGTCGGGTGTATCTAGCCGAAGACCTGCTGCTGGGCAGCGTAAAAGTGGCCATTAAGCTGCTTTCCCAAACCCTACCTGGCGAAAAAATGCGCGATCGCTTTATGCAGGAGGCCATGACCTGTGCTCAGCTGGGCCAAAAAAGCATTCACGTCGTGCGTGTTACCGACTACGGCGTCAGCGACGAAGGGGTACCTTTCTACGTGATGGAATATTTGCAGGGGCAAAGTCTTAGCCATCTGCTCAATCTTCAGCCCCTGCCCATGCCTCGATTTTTGGGCCTGATTCGGCAAATTTGTCTCGGTCTTCAGGCTGCCCACGAAGGCATTATTCTCAAGACCCAGCCTCAGCCGGTGCCCATTATTCACCGCGACATCAAGCCCAGCAACATCATGATTGTGCAAGACCCTACCCTAGGGGAGCTGGCGAAGATATTAGACTTTGGCATTGCCAAACTCATGCAGGTCGATAGCGATCAGACCAATTGCTTTATGGGGACTCTGGCCTACGCTTCCCCTGAGCAAATGGAAGGCCGCGAGCTTGACGGTCGCTCCGACATCTACAGCCTCGGAGTAATGATGTTTCAAATGCTGACCGGCCATTTACCCCTGCGGGCCAGCAGTCATACCTTTGGGGGCTGGTATAAGGTGCACCAGACCCAGTCGCCCAAGCTCATGAGTGAGGTGGCCAGTGGCATTAAAATTCCTAAGCTGCTCGAAGACCTGGTCATGGGCTGTATGGCTAAGCTCGCCGATGAGCGCCCCCAGAGCACCCAGGAAATTTTGAAAATTCTAGAGCCGCTTCAGTCTCGCTACGTCAACGGCTTTCGCATTAGCCAGCGAATTAGCACTACCCTCAGCCGAGTGCCGGTCACTCGCCAGCCAACAGCTACCGAGTCGCTCCAGGACGACCAGGTCTGTAAGTTAACTGTGTGGCCTACCGCCAAGCCCGTAGCCGAGATTGTCTTTCCCCACTCGCTGTCCACCAGCCAAGGGCCTTTGGCCACCCTGTGGGCGATGATGCCCGAAGCCGAAATCAACCGGCGGCTAGTCAGCACCCGCTACAACACCTTTATTTGCACCATGGCTCCTCACCCCATGATGCTCTGGCTGACGGTGCTCTACAGCAGTTCCCATGGCGCGCGCTGGCTGCCCTGCTACCTTGACCTCAAAACGGCTTTGGGCCAAGACATGGCTGGGCTGCTAGGTAAAACCGGTAGCTATAAGCTGCTGCTTTTTGCATTAGAGAACCCGCGCCCTTGTGCCCATGTGCTGAGCTGTAATGTCTCCGACCCTCAGCGCAGTCTGCTCCAAGAGTGGGCACTGACTGCTCGCAGCCGTCCTTCCACCGGGGCGATCGCCACCAGCCGAGACCTGTTGCGCAACGAACTACAAACTAAGCTAAAACCCAAGGTGCTGCAAAAGCTAGAGTCGATCTACGTCGATACAGGCTCTAGCCTCTCTGACTAG